One region of Coffea eugenioides isolate CCC68of unplaced genomic scaffold, Ceug_1.0 ScVebR1_2203;HRSCAF=3192, whole genome shotgun sequence genomic DNA includes:
- the LOC113756356 gene encoding extensin-1-like isoform X1: protein MQTCELYSGLMFSGTDSRHLNTFFLLALFLFFGEMQKPRVTEIQVRMDCNGCVQKIKKALLGISGVYELYIDFPQQKITIIGCADPEKIVKAIKKTRKTAIICSHTEPPDPQAQPSDPDNQGEAPPQESANPPQQESATPPPSEGPPTEEASPAEAPKDPPPPAESPKPDAAEAPASKPVQSSGPKDVEEVHVIYHHPPDFGYRYGYNPSMSSPNMGQGYISGYWHSYPTGPVFRPEPPAPALAPAPAPAPAPAPPPTYVTHSYNTHRASPYVTGYEYIRPPPQYTHSTRPESYQQPQYSVHYSRPAESYPLPPQYTHYSRPERYREDYHYGNNGNGNITSVFSDENPNACRIA from the exons ATGCAAACATGCGAATTATATTCTGGTTTAATGTTCAGCGGTACAGATTCTAGGCATCTCAATACTTTCTTCTTACTAGCTCTCTTCTTGTTTTTTGGCGAAATGCAGAAACCTCGAGTCACTGAGATACAGGTCCGGATGGACTGCAATGGATGCGTACAGAAGATCAAGAAAGCTCTTCTTGGTATCAGTG GTGTATATGAGCTCTACATTGACTTCCCTCAGCAAAAGATAACTATAATTGGGTGTGCTGATCCTGAGAAAATAGTCAAAGCCATAAAAAAGACAAGAAAGACTGCCATCATTTGTTCCCACACAGAACCACCTGATCCACAAGCTCAGCCATCAGACCCAGATAACCAAGGAGAGGCACCGCCCCAGGAGTCCGCCAACCCTCCTCAACAAGAGTCTGCTACCCCTCCTCCATCAGAAGGCCCACCAACTGAAGAGGCATCACCAGCAGAGGCACCAAAAGATCCACCGCCACCAGCAGAAAGTCCAAAACCAGATGCTGCAGAGGCTCCAGCGAGCAAGCCAGTTCAATCCTCAGGACCAAAAGATGTTGAAGAGGTTCATGTAATTTACCACCATCCACCAGACTTTGGCTATAGATACGGGTACAATCCCAGCATGAGTAGTCCAAATATGGGGCAAGGATACATTAGTGGGTACTGGCATTCTTATCCCACCGGTCCAGTATTTAGGCCCGAGCCACCGGCACCGGCACTGGCACCTGCACCTGCACCTGCACCTGCACCCGCACCCCCACCCACTTACGTAACTCATAGCTACAACACACACAGGGCATCACCTTACGTCACTGGATACGAGTATATAAGGCCTCCACCACAATATACACATTCTACAAGGCCAGAGAGCTATCAGCAACCACAGTACAGTGTGCACTATAGCAGGCCGGCTGAGAGCTATCCACTGCCACCACAGTACACACATTATAGCAGGCCAGAGCGCTACAGGGAGGACTATCATTACGGTAACAATGGAAATGGAAATATTACTTCAGTTTTCAGTGATGAAAATCCAAATGCGTGTAGAATAGCCTAG
- the LOC113756356 gene encoding extensin-1-like isoform X2, with protein sequence MVPELEKPRVTEIQVRMDCNGCVQKIKKALLGISGVYELYIDFPQQKITIIGCADPEKIVKAIKKTRKTAIICSHTEPPDPQAQPSDPDNQGEAPPQESANPPQQESATPPPSEGPPTEEASPAEAPKDPPPPAESPKPDAAEAPASKPVQSSGPKDVEEVHVIYHHPPDFGYRYGYNPSMSSPNMGQGYISGYWHSYPTGPVFRPEPPAPALAPAPAPAPAPAPPPTYVTHSYNTHRASPYVTGYEYIRPPPQYTHSTRPESYQQPQYSVHYSRPAESYPLPPQYTHYSRPERYREDYHYGNNGNGNITSVFSDENPNACRIA encoded by the exons ATGGTTCCAGAATTGGAG AAACCTCGAGTCACTGAGATACAGGTCCGGATGGACTGCAATGGATGCGTACAGAAGATCAAGAAAGCTCTTCTTGGTATCAGTG GTGTATATGAGCTCTACATTGACTTCCCTCAGCAAAAGATAACTATAATTGGGTGTGCTGATCCTGAGAAAATAGTCAAAGCCATAAAAAAGACAAGAAAGACTGCCATCATTTGTTCCCACACAGAACCACCTGATCCACAAGCTCAGCCATCAGACCCAGATAACCAAGGAGAGGCACCGCCCCAGGAGTCCGCCAACCCTCCTCAACAAGAGTCTGCTACCCCTCCTCCATCAGAAGGCCCACCAACTGAAGAGGCATCACCAGCAGAGGCACCAAAAGATCCACCGCCACCAGCAGAAAGTCCAAAACCAGATGCTGCAGAGGCTCCAGCGAGCAAGCCAGTTCAATCCTCAGGACCAAAAGATGTTGAAGAGGTTCATGTAATTTACCACCATCCACCAGACTTTGGCTATAGATACGGGTACAATCCCAGCATGAGTAGTCCAAATATGGGGCAAGGATACATTAGTGGGTACTGGCATTCTTATCCCACCGGTCCAGTATTTAGGCCCGAGCCACCGGCACCGGCACTGGCACCTGCACCTGCACCTGCACCTGCACCCGCACCCCCACCCACTTACGTAACTCATAGCTACAACACACACAGGGCATCACCTTACGTCACTGGATACGAGTATATAAGGCCTCCACCACAATATACACATTCTACAAGGCCAGAGAGCTATCAGCAACCACAGTACAGTGTGCACTATAGCAGGCCGGCTGAGAGCTATCCACTGCCACCACAGTACACACATTATAGCAGGCCAGAGCGCTACAGGGAGGACTATCATTACGGTAACAATGGAAATGGAAATATTACTTCAGTTTTCAGTGATGAAAATCCAAATGCGTGTAGAATAGCCTAG